A window of the Anoplopoma fimbria isolate UVic2021 breed Golden Eagle Sablefish chromosome 17, Afim_UVic_2022, whole genome shotgun sequence genome harbors these coding sequences:
- the inavab gene encoding innate immunity activator b produces MEGNGENSDTDSGIILHSGSDSPMTHMKDVTTHTRAMKLKHQALQDRLELCLLELKKLCIREAELTGRLPDDYPLLPGEKPPQIRRRIGAAFKLDEQSFPRGAEDSKLSIVDAELALQMKIYEAARKLCEEDHMSKAVKKSRLQQCKREEKKLKRLQETAFQLRLEHGRSSPLPAFNIAQHDLGASDDSSLSDSVVQDEEVTSQSSQLSSGLPDPGETDPPQPPVSSQSFVDGPYMSPSVAPQTLLVTPSQSPHPSLDSMLSLNSSPVCDLPPIQHSPWTESSLDQPYQKSRKSRSSSKTSSPAKSELLPPLEACFASHLRLSRSQSNSMPSTPEMRVHRQLSLRISNPESSFEKNRGRTRGPRRRLTEYAITLPETLLPAVNYGNHVNSEDSNSEHSFTSYNSSPCHELPCDLPKQYQSALPHPGPVGSYGPQAHPRTGYYLNPRLQSGSSFHKSYYNEEMVYQNDLDLARGYSAQQAPCPSNRYEYYYKEAVVPHQRAQRPLPPDIRIPPSPVQWDHPHYRSNGLPPQVVNEQLKSWHWRSQLKSPRSRSLDRQGAVRVKNISTREATFHQNQNYHEQVIQRRALQRAADDTQGHWVVDDGSHFVSQV; encoded by the exons ATGGAGGGCAACGGAGAGAACAGTGACACTGACAGCGGCATCATCCTTCATtcag GCTCTGACAGCCCAATGACACATATGAAGGATGTGACTACGCACACACGGGCCATGAAACTCAAACACCAGGCTCTCCAAGACCGTCTGGAGCTCTGCCTACTGGAGTTGAAGAAACTCTGCATACGAGAAGCT GAGTTGACAGGCCGGCTCCCAGATGATTACCCTCTGCTGCCGGGAGAGAAGCCTCCGCAGATTCGTAGACGTATTGGAGCTGCGTTTAAACTGGACGAACAAAGCTTCCCTCGAGGAGCAGAG GATTCGAAACTGAGTATAGTGGATGCTGAGTTGGCGCTTCAGATGAAGATATATGAGGCAGCGCGCAAGCTCTGCGAGGAGGATCACATGAGTAAGGCTGTTAAAAAGAGCCGGTTACAGCAGTgcaagagggaggagaaaaaactgAAACGGCTGCAGGAGACGGCTTTTCAGCTACGACTGGAGCACGGTCGATCATCACCACTCCCTGCTTTTAATATTGCACAACACG ATCTGGGTGCATCTGATGACAGCTCTCTGTCTGATTCTGTTGTACAAGATGAAG AGGTGACAAGTCAGTCATCACAGCTGTCCTCTGGACTCCCCGACCCCGGAGAGACCgatcctcctcagcctcctgtGTCCTCACAGTCCTTCGTCGACGGCCCCTACATGTCTCCATCTGTGGCTCCACAGACCCTGCTGGTGACCCCAAGCCAGTCTCCCCATCCGAGTCTAGACTCTATGCTGAGTTTAAACTCAAGCCCCGTATGTGACCTTCCTCCCATCCAGCACTCCCCGTGGACAGAGTCAAGTCTCGACCAACCTTACCAGAAGAGCAGGAAGTCTCGCTCCTCCAGCAAGACGAG caGTCCAGCCAAAAGTGAATTGTTGCCACCGTTGGAGGCTTGCTTTGCTTCCCATCTGAGGCTGAGCCGCTCTCAGTCGAACAGCATGCCTTCCACACCAGAGATGCGAGTACACAGACAACTCTCCCTCAG AATATCCAACCCTGAATCTTCATTTGAAAAGAACCGTGGTCGCACCAGAGGTCCAAGGAGGCGACTGACAGAATATGCAATAACTTTACCAGAGACTCTTCTCCCCGCGGTGAACTATGGAAACCACGTTAACTCTGAGGATAGCAACTCTGAACACTCATTTACATCTTACAACAGCTCACCATGTCATGAGTTGCCCTGTGATTTGCCCAAACAATATCAGTCTGCACTACCGCATCCTGGCCCAGTTGGCAGCTATGGACCACAAGCCCACCCACGCACTGGCTATTACCTTAATCCCAGGCTCCAGTCCGGCTCCAGCTTTCACAAGTCCTATTACAATGAAGAAATGGTCTACCAAAATGATCTGGATTTGGCGCGGGGCTACTCCGCCCAGCAGGCTCCCTGTCCTTCCAACAGATATGAGTATTACTATAAAGAGGCTGTGGTGCCCCACCAGAGAGCCCAGAGGCCTTTACCCCCTGATATCAGAATCCCCCCCTCCCCGGTTCAATGGGACCATCCACACTACCGCTCCAATGGCCTCCCACCACAAGTAGTGAATGAACAGCTTAAGTCATGGCACTGGCGCAGTCAGCTCAAATCCCCGAGATCTCGCTCTCTTGACAGACAGGGAGCAGTCAGAGTTAAAAACATCTCCACTCGGGAGGCGACCTTCCACCAAAATCAGAATTACCATGAACAG GTTATCCAAAGAAGGGCTCTTCAACGAGCTGCAGATGACACTCAAGGGCACTGGGTTGTAGATGATGGCTCTCACTTTGTAAGTCAAGTGTAA
- the adipor1a gene encoding adiponectin receptor protein 1a, which produces MSGRNGSASDADCRISEDCRAPDVELMELGPLLEEGGGRQSASKGVLSEGAAMLAEEEEEDDEVGEVLTLPLQAHHAMEKMEEFVHKVWEGRWRVIPFHVLPEWLKDNDYLLHGHRPPMPSFRACFGSIFRIHTETGNIWTHLLGLILFICLGTLTMLRPNMYFMAPLQEKVVFGMFFLGAVLCLSFSWLFHTVYCHSEKVSRTFSKLDYSGIALLIMGSFVPWLYYSFYCSPQPRLIYLTIVCVLGIAAIIVAQWDRFSTPRHRPTRAGVFMGLGLSGIVPTMHFTIEEGFVKATTVGQMGWFYLMGAMYITGAGLYAARIPERYFPGKCDIWFHSHQIFHVLVVAAAFVHFYGVSNLQEFRYGLEGGCTDDTLL; this is translated from the exons ATGTCAGGCCGAAACGGGTCTGCAAGTGATGCAGACTGCCGGATCTCTGAGGACTGCCGTGCCCCAGATGTTGAGCTGATGGAGCTGGGGCCgctgctggaggagggaggggggcggCAGTCAGCATCTAAAGGCGTCCTTTCAGAG GGAGCCGCAATGCttgctgaggaggaagaggaagatgatgaggTGGGAGAGGTCCTAACCTTACCACTTCAGGCTCACCACGCcatggagaagatggaggagttTGTACACAAG GTTTGGGAGGGGCGCTGGAGGGTCATCCCTTTCCATGTCCTGCCAGAGTGGCTAAAGGACAACGATTACCTTCTGCATGGACATCGGCCCCCTATGCCCTCCTTCCGGGCCTGCTTTGGGAGCATCTTCAGAATTCACACTGAGACAGGAAACATCTGGACTCACTTGTtag ggCTGATCTTATTCATTTGCCTGGGCACGTTAACCATGCTGCGGCCCAACATGTATTTTATGGCCCCGCTGCAAGAGAAAGTGGTGTTTGGGATGTTCTTCCTGGGAGCTGTGCTCTGCCTCAGCTTCTCCTGGCTTTTTCATACAGTCTACTGCCACTCTGAGAAAGTGTCTCGCACCTTCTCCAA GCTTGACTACTCGGGCATTGCCCTCCTGATCATGGGCTCCTTCGTGCCCTGGCTGTACTACTCCTTCTATTGTTCTCCTCAGCCTCGACTTATCTACCTCACCATTGTATGTGTCCTCGGCATTGCAGCAATCATAGTTGCCCAATGGGACCGGTTCTCTACACCTCGTCACAGACCTACAAGAGCAG GTGTCTTCATGGGTCTTGGACTGAGCGGCATTGTTCCCACCATGCACTTCACCATCGAGGAGGGCTTTGTTAAGGCCACCACAGTCGGCCAGATGGGTTGGTTCTACCTGATGGGTGCCATGTATATCACTGGTGCTGGTCTGTATGCAGCCAGGATCCCTGAACGCTATTTCCCTGGAAAGTGTGACATCTGG TTCCACTCTCATCAGATTTTTCATGTTCTGGTTGTGGCAGCGGCATTCGTCCATTTCTACGGGGTTTCCAACCTGCAGGAGTTCCGCTATGGTCTCGAGGGTGGATGCACAGATGACACTCTACTCTGA
- the rabif gene encoding guanine nucleotide exchange factor MSS4, producing the protein MANIQQSTDGTDRSDLVSEDGKNSKTVVCQRCGSKVLCPGMAVFAEKELFLPSMRKKSGLSTTEGSVDGDTLTAHWFVDDMYTFENVGFTKDVGRIKYLICADCEIGPIGWHCLDDKKSFYVAVERVNHT; encoded by the exons ATGGCCAACATTCAACAGTCCACAGACGGCACGGACCGGTCCGACCTGGTTTCGGAAGATGGCAAGAACAGCAAAACTGTGGTGTGTCAACGCTGCGGATCCAAAGTGCTGTGTCCGGGGATGGCTGTGTTCGCAGAGAAAGAG CTGTTCCTACCATCCATGCGGAAAAAGAGCGGCCTCAGCACCACGGAGGGCTCAGTGGACGGGGACACTCTGACcgcccactggtttgtggacgaCATGTACACTTTTGAGAATGTGGGCTTCACTAAGGACGTGGGGAGAATCAAGTATCTCATCTGTGCAGATTGTGAGATTGGACCAATCGGCTGGCACTGTTTGGATGACAAGAAAAGTTTCTACGTCGCTGTAGAAAGGGTGAATCACACATAG